The Athene noctua chromosome 26, bAthNoc1.hap1.1, whole genome shotgun sequence genome has a window encoding:
- the LAYN gene encoding layilin isoform X2 produces MESRTMLAAAALCAAALGWTAGARLLSAVDVSLRRGQAVCRGGTQQPCYKMGYFHDASRRISYEDAHRACRADGGHLVSIETEAEQRLIEKFIESLLASDGDFWIGLRRKKEEVDNSTECQNLYSWSDGSSSKFRNWYVDEPSCGSEICVVMYHQPSAPPGVGGPYMFQWNDDRCNMKNNFICKYSLEKPTNAPIENSQKDVVTEPLNPAFPEECHEKDANVTTVEAKEPVQSFAYILIPSIPVLLLLMVVAAIFCFWLFARKRRNRLDTSPKKEDAWLSNPRRNSPNLDIYKVIKKQSEADLAGTRPDTKHSSFRTQEDKVLDSLSRDYEDAAMNTSTSGFVTLASTESGFVTNDIYELCGDRVGRSKESAWVENEIYGY; encoded by the exons ATGGAGTCGCGGACGATGCTGGCGGCCGCGGCCCTGTGCGCTGCCGCGCTGGGCTGGACCGCGGGGGCCCGGCTGCTCAGCG CAGTGGACGTGTCCCTCCGAAGAG GACAGGCAGTTTGCCGGGGTGGAACACAGCAACCGTGCTACAAAATGGGTTATTTTCATGATGCTTCACGCAGGATCAGCTATGAAGACGCACACCGTGCCTGCAGAGCTGATGGCGGACATCTAGTCAGTATTGAAACAGAAGCAGAGCAAAGACTGATTGAAAAATTTATTGAGAGTCTCTTAGCTTCTGATGGAGATTTTTGGATAGGGCTtaggaggaaaaaggaggaggtaGACAATAGTACAGAGTGTCAGAACCTCTACTCTTGGTCAGATGGCAGCTCATCCAAGTTCCG GAACTGGTATGTAGATGAGCCGTCCTGTGGGAGTGAAATCTGTGTTGTGATGTACCACCAACCATCTGCCCCGCCAGGTGTCGGAGGTCCTTACATGTTTCAGTGGAACGATGACAGATGCAACatgaaaaataacttcatttgTAAATATTCTCTCG aGAAGCCAACGAATGCTCCAATAGAGAATTCTCAAAAAG ATGTTGTAACAGAGCCCTTGAACCCAGCGTTCCCAGAAGAATGCCATGAGAAGGATGCTAATGTAACAACTGTAGAAGCCAAAG AACCTGTTCAGAGTTTTGCCTACATCCTTATTCCCAGcattcctgtgctgcttctgctgatgGTCGTTGCAGCCATCTTCTGTTTCTGGCTTTTTGCAAGGAA GAGACGGAACCGATTGGACACCAGCCCAAAGAAGGAGGATGCGTGGCTGTCTAACCCCAGAAGGAACAGTCCAAATCTGGATATTTACAAAGTAATCAAGAAACAATCGGAAGCGGATCTGGCTGGAACTAGGCCTGACACGAAGCATTCTTCCTTCCGTACACAGGAAGATAAGGTGCTTGACAGCCTCTCCAGGGATTATGAGGATGCAGCAATGAATACATCAACGagtggctttgtgacattggccAGTACTGAGAGTGGTTTTGTGACCAATGATATCTATGAGCTGTGTGGAGATCGTGTGGGGAGGAGCAAGGAATCGGCCTGGGTGGAGAATGAGATATATGGATATTGA
- the LAYN gene encoding layilin isoform X1, with protein sequence MPFASPRGFFFLRLCFPCQLSYGAKLDQMQVLACASGTNRHSFCNRFLSVSSGQAVCRGGTQQPCYKMGYFHDASRRISYEDAHRACRADGGHLVSIETEAEQRLIEKFIESLLASDGDFWIGLRRKKEEVDNSTECQNLYSWSDGSSSKFRNWYVDEPSCGSEICVVMYHQPSAPPGVGGPYMFQWNDDRCNMKNNFICKYSLEKPTNAPIENSQKDVVTEPLNPAFPEECHEKDANVTTVEAKEPVQSFAYILIPSIPVLLLLMVVAAIFCFWLFARKRRNRLDTSPKKEDAWLSNPRRNSPNLDIYKVIKKQSEADLAGTRPDTKHSSFRTQEDKVLDSLSRDYEDAAMNTSTSGFVTLASTESGFVTNDIYELCGDRVGRSKESAWVENEIYGY encoded by the exons ATGCCGTTTGCCAGTCcaagaggcttttttttcctcaggttgTGTTTTCCATGTCAGCTGTCGTACGGTGCAAAACTCGACCAAATGCAAGTGCTAGCGTGCGCTTCTGGTACTAACAGGCATAGTTTCTGTAACAGGTTTCTTTCCGTTTCTTCAGGACAGGCAGTTTGCCGGGGTGGAACACAGCAACCGTGCTACAAAATGGGTTATTTTCATGATGCTTCACGCAGGATCAGCTATGAAGACGCACACCGTGCCTGCAGAGCTGATGGCGGACATCTAGTCAGTATTGAAACAGAAGCAGAGCAAAGACTGATTGAAAAATTTATTGAGAGTCTCTTAGCTTCTGATGGAGATTTTTGGATAGGGCTtaggaggaaaaaggaggaggtaGACAATAGTACAGAGTGTCAGAACCTCTACTCTTGGTCAGATGGCAGCTCATCCAAGTTCCG GAACTGGTATGTAGATGAGCCGTCCTGTGGGAGTGAAATCTGTGTTGTGATGTACCACCAACCATCTGCCCCGCCAGGTGTCGGAGGTCCTTACATGTTTCAGTGGAACGATGACAGATGCAACatgaaaaataacttcatttgTAAATATTCTCTCG aGAAGCCAACGAATGCTCCAATAGAGAATTCTCAAAAAG ATGTTGTAACAGAGCCCTTGAACCCAGCGTTCCCAGAAGAATGCCATGAGAAGGATGCTAATGTAACAACTGTAGAAGCCAAAG AACCTGTTCAGAGTTTTGCCTACATCCTTATTCCCAGcattcctgtgctgcttctgctgatgGTCGTTGCAGCCATCTTCTGTTTCTGGCTTTTTGCAAGGAA GAGACGGAACCGATTGGACACCAGCCCAAAGAAGGAGGATGCGTGGCTGTCTAACCCCAGAAGGAACAGTCCAAATCTGGATATTTACAAAGTAATCAAGAAACAATCGGAAGCGGATCTGGCTGGAACTAGGCCTGACACGAAGCATTCTTCCTTCCGTACACAGGAAGATAAGGTGCTTGACAGCCTCTCCAGGGATTATGAGGATGCAGCAATGAATACATCAACGagtggctttgtgacattggccAGTACTGAGAGTGGTTTTGTGACCAATGATATCTATGAGCTGTGTGGAGATCGTGTGGGGAGGAGCAAGGAATCGGCCTGGGTGGAGAATGAGATATATGGATATTGA